One window of Pyxicephalus adspersus chromosome 4, UCB_Pads_2.0, whole genome shotgun sequence genomic DNA carries:
- the LOC140329378 gene encoding serine palmitoyltransferase 3-like, whose protein sequence is MEGLLAQAESSNSFNSSTMADDVIINKNGVIKASLHKKEFKETFEEAPMYILVLTYLCYGILILFGYLRDFMRAWGLEKCHMAEERKEQKDFVPLYQDFENFYKRNIYMRLRDAFSRPVCSVPGAKFDLMERLTDDYNWTYRYTGKVIKDVINMGSYDYLGFAENDAESLREVEGVLKTYGAGICSSRQEMGHLGKHQELEDMVAEFLNVEAAMVFSMGFATNSTNIAALVGKGCLILSDELNHTSVILGARLSGATIRTFPHNNMKNLEKLLREAVIRGQPRSHRAWKKILIVVEGIYSMEGSVVRLPEIVALKKKYKAYLYMDEAHSIGAVGPTGRGVVEYFGMDPADVDVMMGTFSKSFAAAGGYIAGKKELVQYLRNHSQSAVYATCMSPSVTEQILRVIKCLMARDGTGQKRVNQLAYNTRYFRQRLHEMNVITYGNDDSPVVPVLMYMPSKVGAFARHMLKKKIGVVIVGFPATPIAEARVRFCISAAHTKEMLDKVLDELDKMGDILYVKHSKKSRSINKEVH, encoded by the exons ATGGAGGGACTCCTAGCACAAGCAGAATCTTCTAATTCATTTAACAGCAGTACTATGGCAGATGATGTGATCATCAATAAG AATGGAGTTATAAAAGCCAGCCTGCACAAGAAAGAATTTAAAGAGACTTTTGAAGAGGCACCCATGTACATTCTTGTGCTCACTTATCTTTGTTATGGAATTCTTATTCTATTTGGGTACTTACGTGACTTTATGAGAGCATGGGGACTGGAGAAGTGTCAcatggctgaggaaaggaaagaaCAGAAG GATTTTGTGCCTCTCTACCAAGATTTTGaaaatttttacaaaagaaacatttacatgaGACTTCGAGATGCCTTTAGCCGGCCTGTCTGCAGTGTGCCAGGAGCTAAATTTGATCTAATGGAGCGATTGACAGATGACTACAACTGGACGTACAG GTACACTGGAAAAGTCATTAAAGATGTGATCAACATGGGATCGTATGATTATcttggctttgcagaaaatgatgCAGAGTCGTTAAGGGAAGTAGAAGGCGTATTAAAAACATATGGGGCTGGAATATGTAGTTCTAGACAAGAAATGG GACATCTGGGTAAACATCAAGAGCTGGAGGATATGGTTGCAGAGTTCCTGAATGTAGAGGCAGCAATGGTGTTCAGCATGGGCTTTGCCACAAATTCAACAAATATTGCAGCACTTGTGGGCAAG GGATGTCTTATTTTAAGTGATGAGTTAAACCACACATCTGTGATTCTCGGAGCCAGGCTTTCAGGAGCAACTATTCGAACTTTCCCGCACAACA atATGAAGAACCTAGAAAAGTTACTACGGGAAGCTGTGATCAGAGGTCAGCCACGCAGCCATCGAGCTTGGAAGAAAATCCTTATCGTTGTTGAAGGAATTTATAG CATGGAAGGATCTGTTGTCCGTCTTCCAGAGATTGTGGCATTGAAGAAGAAATACAAGGCTTACTTATATATGGATGAAGCACACAGTATTGGGGCAGTGGGGCCAACAGGACGAGGGGTGGTTGAATACTTTGGGATGGACCCTGCAGATGTTGATGTAATGATGGGGACATTCTCAAAAAGCTTTGCTGCTGCTGGAGGATACATTGCTGGGAAAAAG GAATTGGTGCAATATCTAAGAAACCATTCTCAAAGTGCAGTATATGCAACATGTATGTCTCCTTCAGTGACAGAGCAAATCCTCAGGGTAATAAAGTGTTTAATGGCACGTGATGGGACTG ggcAAAAGAGAGTAAATCAGCTGGCATACAATACCAGATACTTCAGACAGAGGCTTCATGAAATGAATGTAATTACATATGGCAATGATGATTCTCCTGTTGTCCCAGTACTCATGTACATGCCAAGCAAAGTAGG GGCCTTTGCACGACAtatgctgaaaaagaaaattggtgtTGTCATAGTTGGTTTCCCAGCAACCCCCATAGCTGAAGCAAGAGTCAGATTTTGCATTTCTGCAGCACATACAAAGGAAATGTTAGACAAA GTCTTGGATGAGCTTGACAAGATGGGTGACATCCTATATGTGAAGCATTCAAAGAAATCAAGATCAATCAATAAAGAAGTTCATTAA